The window GACTCAACCTGCTGGCAACTGGTTCCAAACTATATCTCAAATCTCGCTTTCCCTTAGGCCTTCCCAGATGAGAGCACAAGATTACTTTTGCGTCATTGTTTATGAGATATTCAATTGTCGGTAAAGATGCTCTGATGCGGCTGTCATCAGTAATTTCTCCAGTCTGTTCGTTAATTGGAACATTGAAATCAACGCGCACCAACACGCGACGATTGCAAACGGGAACATCCCTCACTGTTTTCTTATCCACTTTCCACCCTTGTTAATAATATTTATATATTGTGAAAAATTAAAGACGCCTGATATCACTCGTCGAGTTTCGATCCGAACAGTCAATGCAAGAACAACAGTCAATAGGATTTTCAAGCAACTGCCGGGCATGAAATAAAATGCCCTGGCTATCAAGATAGTAATTTTTCCTCAGTACGTCCTGTGGACCGTGTTCGGTAAACTCGTCGTTAACCCCAATGTTTTTTAGATTAATTCCCGAAAAGCCATTGTTATGTAAAGCTTGTGATACACTGCTGCCCAATCCACCGGATAATACATTTTCTTCAACGGTCAATATATTAGTAGTTGTATGCGTAATATGTTCGAGCAAGGCTTCGTCCAGAGGTTTAATGAACCTCATATTTATTACTGCCACCTCCCTCCCCTCACCAGCAAGAGCATCAGCGGCGAGTATAGCCGGATGTACGGTGGCACCGGCGGCCAGTATAGCAAGATCGTGCCCCTTCCTCACGATTTCTGCCTTTCCAATGGGCAGCTTATGCAATGGATCTTCAAGCGTAACGCCATACCCGCAACCTCGCGGATATCTGACCGCCATGGGAGCATCATTATAGATAGCGGTAAACAGGAGATGCCTCAGCTCATTTTCATCCATCGGTGTAGCGATAGTCATATTTGGTATAAGATTAAGGTAGGAAAGATCAAGTGTACCCTGATGCGTCTTGCCATCTTCTCCTACTATTCCCGCTCTGTCAATCGCAAACGCAACAGGCAGTTTTTGAATACAAATATCATGAACGATCTGATCGAAGGCTCTCTGTAAAAAAGTTGAATAAATTGCTACGATCGGTCTATATCCCTGCGTTGCCATACCTGCGGCAAAAGTCACTGCATGTTGCTCACAAATCCCTACGTCTATTACCCGTTCGGGAAATTCTGCCTGCACTCCGGTAAGACTATTACCCTCCGGCATAGCTGCAGTAATAACCACTACCCTCGAGTCATTTTTCATGATTTCGAGGCATGTATCGGCGAATACCCTGCTATAACTGGGCGCAGAGGCTTTTTTACCGTTAGAGGGAGGAATGCCATGGAAACAAACAGCGTCGTCTTCAGCCGGCCCATATCCCTTGCCCTTGGTACTTATAACATGAAGTAAAACAGGCTTACGGCTATATGACTGGGCATATTTGAAAGCTTTTTCTAATTCAATCATATTATGCCCATCTACTGGACCAAGGTAAGTAAACCCAAACTCTTCCCATAACCGGGTAGGCATGAGCAATCCTTTAAGGGCACTCTTAAACCGCCGAGCGAGTTTCCACCAAAAATCAGAAAAGGGAACAGATTTTATAATACGCCGACCACGTTCAACCGCACGGTTATAATTATGGGTGAAACGAATACGATCAAGCATTCGCGCTATAGCACCAACGGAAGGTGATATTGACATACCATTATCGTTTAGTATCACAATAATTTTTGAACCTAATTGTGTAGTACTATTGATGGCTTCAAGTGCCATCCCTCCACCGATAGAACCATCACCAATAACGGCAATTACGTGATAATTTTGACCACTTAAATCCCTGGCTTTCGCCATACCCAATGCTGCCGATATGGATGTAGAAGCGTGGCCAGTGCCGAAGTGGTCATGAGGGCTTTCACTGATGTTTGGAAAGCCGGAGAGACCCCCATACGTCCTGATAGATTTGAAGGCGTCTTTACGACCTGTGATAATTTTATGAGCATAAGACTGATGTCCAACGTCCCATATAATCTTATCTTCAGGACTATCAAAGACGCGATGCAAGGCCAACGTAAGCTCAACAGACCCAAGGCTGGAAGCCAGATGCCCTCCGTTGCTAGTAACAACGCTAATTAGTTCGTTGCGGATTTCCTGAGCGAGGGCTTCGAGCTCCTGGGGGTCTAAAGCCTTGACATCAGCTGGCGAACTAACCCTATCCAGTAAACTTGACATTTGCTAGCTGTAAAGCTAAAAGAAGCTTGGTTGAAACCTTCATAATACTAGCAGTGCCACTCAGGTTGTGTCAAGCTGTTAGTAAACACTTAGGGTTATGAAAAGACCGCTCAAATTTCCAGATGCAATGGTATAAAATAACCATGGTTTGACGAACCGATTTTACCTTTGCTACACTTCGAAAGTTAGTAAAATCGAGGCGCTCTTGTCAGCAGAAAAAATAAGTGAAGCACTGATTTCGGCCGGTATCCCCCCAGAACTGGTCATTGTAATTATTGCCGCACTCCCCATAATTGAACTAAGAGGGGCCATCCCCTTTGGTATCAACCTGTTGGGCATGCCATGGTATACCGTTTTACCCCTGGCAATACTCGGGAATATGCTCCCCGTACCATTAATCCTGATCTTTATTGAATTCGTGGCCGGCTGGTTAAGCCGCATGCCAGTATTTGACAAGTTTTTTAACTGGCTTTTTGAAAGAACTCGTCGAAATAGCGGCATT of the Dehalococcoidales bacterium genome contains:
- the dxs gene encoding 1-deoxy-D-xylulose-5-phosphate synthase, with the protein product MSSLLDRVSSPADVKALDPQELEALAQEIRNELISVVTSNGGHLASSLGSVELTLALHRVFDSPEDKIIWDVGHQSYAHKIITGRKDAFKSIRTYGGLSGFPNISESPHDHFGTGHASTSISAALGMAKARDLSGQNYHVIAVIGDGSIGGGMALEAINSTTQLGSKIIVILNDNGMSISPSVGAIARMLDRIRFTHNYNRAVERGRRIIKSVPFSDFWWKLARRFKSALKGLLMPTRLWEEFGFTYLGPVDGHNMIELEKAFKYAQSYSRKPVLLHVISTKGKGYGPAEDDAVCFHGIPPSNGKKASAPSYSRVFADTCLEIMKNDSRVVVITAAMPEGNSLTGVQAEFPERVIDVGICEQHAVTFAAGMATQGYRPIVAIYSTFLQRAFDQIVHDICIQKLPVAFAIDRAGIVGEDGKTHQGTLDLSYLNLIPNMTIATPMDENELRHLLFTAIYNDAPMAVRYPRGCGYGVTLEDPLHKLPIGKAEIVRKGHDLAILAAGATVHPAILAADALAGEGREVAVINMRFIKPLDEALLEHITHTTTNILTVEENVLSGGLGSSVSQALHNNGFSGINLKNIGVNDEFTEHGPQDVLRKNYYLDSQGILFHARQLLENPIDCCSCIDCSDRNSTSDIRRL
- a CDS encoding small multi-drug export protein is translated as MSAEKISEALISAGIPPELVIVIIAALPIIELRGAIPFGINLLGMPWYTVLPLAILGNMLPVPLILIFIEFVAGWLSRMPVFDKFFNWLFERTRRNSGIIEKYKRIGLALFVAVPIPATGAWTGSLAAVLLSIERKWAGLAILTGVIIAGIIVTILSLLGWTGAIIAGVALCLLLVYGFWRSAR